In one Podarcis muralis chromosome 7, rPodMur119.hap1.1, whole genome shotgun sequence genomic region, the following are encoded:
- the LOC114603226 gene encoding galectin-4, translated as MAFVPAPGYMPTYNPPLPHTQPVPGGLRPGMSIYVAGMVPQHTKRFSLNFVCGMNDGADIALHFNPRFDGKDKVVLNTFQGGKWGKEEHHSMPLQKGSHFEVIIVVNPDGYQILVNRNPFCTFGHRIPPERVQAVQANGDLELQSVTTIGGGAMMGGGGMPGMPGMPGQQYPPMGMPGMMPAYPSPNLPVMNAPASYHPQVPYRGNLAGGLGSKKTIVLRGFIPLHAKQFRINFKAGPDTVLHINPRMNERAVVRNSFLNGQWGREERELSVNPFQAGQYFDLSIRCGNQRFKVFANGQPLFNYNHRYQNFQCIDTLEIDGDVELSYIQY; from the exons CCCCTCCCTCATACCCAGCCGGTCCCCGGTGGACTTCGCCCCGGCATGTCCATATATGTGGCAGGGATGGTTCCACAACATACCAAGAG ATTCAGCCTGAACTTTGTCTGTGGCATGAACGACGGGGCCGACATTGCGCTGCACTTCAACCCTCGCTTTGATGGCAAAGACAAGGTTGTCTTGAACACCTTCCAAGGGGGCAAGTGGGGCAAGGAGGAACACCATAGCATGCCCCTCCAAAAGGGTTCACACTTCGAGGTCATCATCGTCGTCAACCCCGACGGATACCAG ATCCTCGTGAACAGGAACCCCTTCTGCACCTTTGGCCACAGGATCCCGCCTGAGCGAGTCCAGGCTGTGCAGGCCAATGGCGACCTGGAGCTGCAGTCAGTGACCACCATCGGAGGAGGAGCCATGATGGGAGGAGGG GGCATGCCAGGGATGCCAGGGATGCCAGGGCAGCAGTATCCACCAATGGGGATGCCG ggcaTGATGCCAGCGTACCCGTCTCCCAACCTTCCC GTGATGAACGCTCCTGCTTCCTACCACCCG CAAGTGCCATACCGAGGCAACCTCGCCGGAGGGCTGGGATCCAAGAAGACCATCGTGCTGAGAGGATTCATTCCACTGCACGCTAAACA attCCGGATCAACTTCAAAGCTGGCCCTGATACTGTCCTGCACATCAACCCCCGCATGAACGAGCGCGCCGTGGTCAGGAACAGCTTCCTGAACGGCCAGTGGGGACGTGAGGAGCGGGAGCTGTCTGTCAACCCCTTCCAAGCCGGGCAATACTTTGAC ctTTCCATCCGCTGCGGCAACCAGCGCTTCAAGGTGTTTGCCAATGGCCAGCCTCTCTTCAACTACAACCATCGCTACCAGAACTTCCAGTGCATCGACACACTCGAGATCGACGGAGATGTGGAGCTTTCGTACATTCAGTACTGA